The Henckelia pumila isolate YLH828 chromosome 2, ASM3356847v2, whole genome shotgun sequence genome includes a window with the following:
- the LOC140883805 gene encoding superoxide dismutase [Fe] 3, chloroplastic isoform X1 encodes MNLLSCGGNNCVSSFSVLASTDFLLKIPKPSTKLSELGWKQRKVCEPNICRKSNIVGYYGLKKPPYKLDALEPYMSQRTLEVHWGAEHNGYVEALNKQLEKNDVLYGCTMDELIKVTYNNGNPLPEFSNATQVWNHDFFWETMEPGGGGMPTLGLLQQIEKDFTSFANFKDKFTQAALTLFGSGWVWLVLKREKRCLAILKTSNGINPLVWNDIPIIGLDLWEHAYYLDYKNDKAKYVNTFMNHLVSWNAAAARLVRAQAFVNLGEPKIPVA; translated from the exons ATGAATTTGCTTTCTTGTGGTGGCAATAACTGCGTTTCTAGCTTTAGTGTTCTTGCTTCTACCGATTTTTTGTTGAAGATTCCGAAGCCTTCCACCAAGTTATCTGAACTG GGATGGAAACAAAGAAAAGTTTGTGAGCCTAACATTTGCAGAAAATCAAACATTGTTGGTTATTACGGTCTGAAGAAACCGCCTTATAAACTT GATGCCCTGGAGCCATACATGAGTCAGAGAACACTAGAGGTACACTGGGGTGCTGAGCATAATGGTTACGTGGAAGCGCTTAACAAACAGCTTGAGAAGAATGACGTACTTTATGGATGTACCATGGATGAGCTCATCAAAGTAACTTATAACAATGGCAATCCCTTACCGGAATTCAGTAATGCGACGCAG GTTtggaatcatgatttcttctgGGAAACCATGGAACCTGGAGGGGGTGGCATGCCAACACTGGGCCTACTTCAGCAGATTGAGAAGGATTTTACTTCATTTGCTAATTTCAAAGACAAGTTTACACAAGCAGCGCTCACGTTGTTTGGGTCTGGCTGGGTTTGGTTAGTCT TGAAGAGGGAGAAAAGATGTCTTGCAATTCTGAAAACGTCAAATGGCATCAATCCTTTAGTGTGGAATGACATT CCAATCATCGGTTTGGATTTGTGGGAG CACGCTTATTATCTGGATTACAAG AACGATAAAGCCAAGTACGTGAACACGTTTATGAATCACCTTGTATCTTGGAATGCAGCAGCAGCACGCTTGGTTCGTGCCCAAGCCTTTGTAAACTTAGGCGAACCAAAGATCCCAGTTGCGTAA
- the LOC140883805 gene encoding superoxide dismutase [Fe] 3, chloroplastic isoform X2 yields MNLLSCGGNNCVSSFSVLASTDFLLKIPKPSTKLSELGWKQRKVCEPNICRKSNIVGYYGLKKPPYKLDALEPYMSQRTLEVHWGAEHNGYVEALNKQLEKNDVLYGCTMDELIKVTYNNGNPLPEFSNATQVWNHDFFWETMEPGGGGMPTLGLLQQIEKDFTSFANFKDKFTQAALTLFGSGWVWLVLKREKRCLAILKTSNGINPLVWNDIHAYYLDYKNDKAKYVNTFMNHLVSWNAAAARLVRAQAFVNLGEPKIPVA; encoded by the exons ATGAATTTGCTTTCTTGTGGTGGCAATAACTGCGTTTCTAGCTTTAGTGTTCTTGCTTCTACCGATTTTTTGTTGAAGATTCCGAAGCCTTCCACCAAGTTATCTGAACTG GGATGGAAACAAAGAAAAGTTTGTGAGCCTAACATTTGCAGAAAATCAAACATTGTTGGTTATTACGGTCTGAAGAAACCGCCTTATAAACTT GATGCCCTGGAGCCATACATGAGTCAGAGAACACTAGAGGTACACTGGGGTGCTGAGCATAATGGTTACGTGGAAGCGCTTAACAAACAGCTTGAGAAGAATGACGTACTTTATGGATGTACCATGGATGAGCTCATCAAAGTAACTTATAACAATGGCAATCCCTTACCGGAATTCAGTAATGCGACGCAG GTTtggaatcatgatttcttctgGGAAACCATGGAACCTGGAGGGGGTGGCATGCCAACACTGGGCCTACTTCAGCAGATTGAGAAGGATTTTACTTCATTTGCTAATTTCAAAGACAAGTTTACACAAGCAGCGCTCACGTTGTTTGGGTCTGGCTGGGTTTGGTTAGTCT TGAAGAGGGAGAAAAGATGTCTTGCAATTCTGAAAACGTCAAATGGCATCAATCCTTTAGTGTGGAATGACATT CACGCTTATTATCTGGATTACAAG AACGATAAAGCCAAGTACGTGAACACGTTTATGAATCACCTTGTATCTTGGAATGCAGCAGCAGCACGCTTGGTTCGTGCCCAAGCCTTTGTAAACTTAGGCGAACCAAAGATCCCAGTTGCGTAA
- the LOC140880316 gene encoding probable alpha,alpha-trehalose-phosphate synthase [UDP-forming] 9, whose translation MASRSCGSFLELASGEFLDIPQTPRALPKLTTLPDILSDGSGNSDTDSDGSSSVFRERKIIVANFLPLHTHKDDETSKWHFSFDEDSLLFQLKDGFPPETKVLYVGSLKVEIEANEQEEIAKRLLNDFNCVPTFLPHDTQKKFYHGFCKQQLWPLFHYMLPICPTHADRYDRQLWLAYVSANKIFSDKIMEVVNPEDDFIWIHDYHLMVLPTFLRKRYNRVKLGFFLHSPFPSSEIYRSLPVRDEVLKGLLNSDLIGFHTFDYARHFLSCCGRMLGLGYESKRGHIGLDYFGRTVYVKILPVGIHMGRLESVLNLPSTQNKIKEIQEQFKGKKLILGVDDMDIFKGISLKLLAFEQLLQLHPELQQKLVLVQIVNPARSSGKDVQEAKRETYLAAKRINAFYGSPNSEPVILIDRHTALYERTAYYAVAECCIVNAVRDGMNLIPYKYIVCRQGSSPLDEATCMKMESPRTSILVVSEFIGCSPSLSGAIRVNPWDIESVADAMNMAITIPEAEKQLRHEKHYRYISSHDVAYWARSFMLDLERACKEHYDKLCWGIGLGLGYRTISLSPSFRKLSVAQVFSAYKRTSRRVLFLDYDGTIVPQSSAVKSPSPEVATVLNALCDNPNNIVFIVSGRGKNSLSDWLSPCEKLGLAAEHGYFMRWNKTSDWESLTTELDWKEIVEPIMNLYTEATDGSFMEVKESALVWHHQDADPDFGSCQAKELLEHLENVLANEPAVVRRGLHIVEVKPQGVTKGLVAEKVLSMMVKNGNAPDFVMCIGDDRSDEDMFESILAVVSGSSLPSTPEIFACTVGQKPSKAKYYLDDTADVVRLLRGLSTVSYLTPDLPSELVQVAFDAIL comes from the exons ATGGCATCAAGATCTTGTGGAAGCTTCTTGGAGTTGGCTTCTGGAGAATTTCTGGATATTCCTCAAACTCCTAGAGCTCTCCCAAAATTGACTACACTTCCTGATATTTTATCTGATGGTAGTGGGAACAGTGACACTGATTCTGATGGCTCGTCATCTGTTTTCCGTGAGCGGAAAATCATAGTGGCTAACTTTCTACCCTTGCATACCCATAAGGATGATGAAACTTCCAAATGGCACTTTAGTTTCGATGAGGATTCACTTTTGTTCCAACTGAAGGATGGATTTCCACCTGAGACTAAGGTTTTGTATGTTGGATCTCTCAAAGTTGAAATCGAAGCCAACGAGCAGGAAGAAATTGCAAAGAGACTTCTCAATGACTTCAACTGTGTTCCTACTTTTCTACCTCATGATACACAGAAAAAGTTTTATCATGGTTTCTGTAAGCAACAACTTTGGCCTCTTTTTCATTACATGCTACCTATATGCCCTACCCATGCAGATCGTTATGACAGACAGTTGTGGCTGGCCTATGTGTCTGCAAATAAGATTTTTTCTGATAAGATCATGGAAGTGGTCAATCCCGAAGATGATTTCATATGGATTCATGATTATCATCTTATGGTGCTCCCTACATTTCTGAGGAAGCGTTACAATCGGGTCAAGCTCGGGTTTTTTCTTCACAGCCCATTTCCTTCATCAGAGATATATAGATCACTGCCTGTTAGGGATGAAGTTTTGAAAGGTTTACTGAATTCTGATTTAATTGGTTTTCATACATTTGACTATGCTCGTCACTTCTTGTCATGCTGTGGCAGAATGCTAGGCTTGGGCTATGAATCAAAGAGGGGGCATATCGGGCTTGATTATTTTGGTCGAACAGTGTATGTAAAAATTTTACCTGTGGGTATTCATATGGGTAGGCTGGAATCTGTCTTGAATCTCCCTTCTACACAGAATAAAATTAAAGAGATCCAAGAGCAGTTTAAGGGCAAGAAATTGATTCTTGGTGTTGATGACATGGATATATTCAAAGGCATCAGTCTGAAGTTATTAGCTTTTGAACAGCTCTTGCAGCTACATCCGGAATTGCAACAAAAACTAGTGTTGGTTCAAATCGTGAACCCCGCAAGGAGCTCAGGAAAAGATGTTCAGGAAGCAAAAAGGGAAACTTACTTAGCTGCGAAAAGAATAAATGCATTTTATGGTTCTCCTAACTCTGAACCTGTGATTTTGATTGACCGTCATACTGCTCTCTATGAAAGGACTGCCTATTATGCAGTGGCAGAATGTTGTATAGTTAATGCCGTGAGGGATGGGATGAATTTAATCCCATATAAGTACATAGTCTGCAGGCAAGGATCTTCTCCTTTAGATGAAGCTACATGCATGAAAATGGAATCTCCGAGAACTAGCATACTTGTTGTATCAGAGTTCATTGGTTGCTCACCATCTTTGAGTGGAGCTATTAGGGTGAATCCATGGGATATTGAATCTGTTGCTGATGCCATGAATATGGCGATCACTATACCGGAGGCAGAAAAACAACTTCGGCATGAGAAGCATTATCGGTACATTAGTTCTCATGATGTAGCTTATTGGGCTCGCAGCTTCATGCTCGATTTGGAAAGAGCATGCAAAGAACACTATGATAAGCTCTGTTGGGGCATAGGATTAGGCCTAGGGTACAGAACTATATCACTTTCTCCAAGTTTTCGGAAATTATCTGTCGCTCAGGTTTTTTCAGCATACAAGAGGACAAGCAGAAGAGTACTATTTTTAGACTATGATGGTACTATAGTTCCTCAGTCCTCAGCGGTTAAGTCCCCAAGTCCCGAAGTGGCTACCGTGCTTAATGCTCTCTGCGACAATCCTAACAACATAGTGTTCATTGTTAGTGGGAGAGGAAAAAATTCACTCAGCGATTGGCTTTCCCCATGCGAGAAATTAGGACTTGCTGCTGAACATGGTTACTTTATGAG GTGGAACAAAACCTCTGATTGGGAGTCATTAACTACTGAACTTGATTGGAAAGAAATTGTGGAACCCATTATGAATCTGTACACAGAAGCGACTGATGGGTCATTTATGGAAGTTAAAGAGAGTGCATTGGTGTGGCACCATCAAGATGCAGACCCAGACTTTGGCTCCTGCCAGGCCAAGGAGCTATTGGAGCATTTGGAAAATGTTCTTGCTAATGAACCTGCAGTTGTTCGAAGGGGACTGCATATTGTGGAAGTAAAACCACAG GGGGTGACCAAAGGGTTGGTTGCTGAAAAGGTCCTCTCAATGATGGTGAAAAATGGCAATGCACCAGATTTCGTGATGTGTATTGGAGATGATCGATCAGATGAAGATATGTTTGAGAGCATACTAGCTGTTGTATCTGGTTCGTCTCTCCCTTCAACTCCAGAGATCTTTGCTTGCACAGTGGGGCAAAAACCGAGCAAGGCTAAATATTATCTTGATGATACTGCTGATGTTGTTAGACTCCTTAGAGGCCTCTCCACTGTTTCATATCTAACGCCTGATCTGCCTAGCGAACTCGTCCAGGTTGCATTCGATGCTATTCTATGA
- the LOC140880315 gene encoding AP-1 complex subunit gamma-2-like, whose product MNPFSSGTRLRDMIRAIRACKTAAEERAVVRKECAAIRAAISESDQDYRHRNLAKLMFIHMLGYPTHFGQMECLKLIAHSGFPEKRIGYLGLMLLLDERQEVLMLVTNSIKQDLNHTNQYIVGLALCALGNICSAEMARDLAPEVERLLQFRDPNIRKKAALCSIRIIKKVPELAENFMNPAAALLKEKHHGVLVTGVQLCTDMCKISTEALEYFRTKCIDGLVKLLKDLSNSPYAPEYDVSGITDPFLHVRLLKLLSVLGQGDVDTSDAMNDILAQVATKTESNKNAGNAILYECVATIMSIEDNSGLRVLAINILGRFLSSRDNNIRYVALNMLMKAISLDSQAVQRHRATILECVKDSDASIRKRALELVYLLVNESNVKSLTKDLIDYLEISDPEFKGDLTSKICSIVEKFSPEKIWYIDQMLKVLSEAGNFVKDEVWHSLIVVITNASNLHGYSVRSLYKAVQTASEQETLIRVTVWCIGEYGEMLVHNSGVLDMEDPITVTEADAVDIVETAIGRRSSDLTTQAMCLISLLKLSSHFPSCSKRINDIISQYKGCLVLELQQRAMEFNSLIEKHSKIRSSLVERMPVLDEATYSGRRAGSVPPAVSTSQGAALKLPNGVAKPTSAPLIDLLDLSSDDIPAASPSDGNFLQDLLGVDLSPASSQQGTNQIQKSGTDLLLDLLSIGTPPAQSSSPALDILSSGQNGKSSLDVLDKLASPSAQASSPLGSSSVMNLLDGFGSNPSAPVAKGNDSTYPSIVAFESSSLKATFSFSKESGNPQTTVIEAQFINKLPNVFSNFIFQAAVPKFLQLQLEPASSVTLPASGNGSITQKLRVSNSQHGKKSLIMRIRISYKVNDKDILEEGQINNFPRDL is encoded by the exons ATGAATCCTTTCTCCTCGGGCACTCGCTTGAG GGACATGATTCGGGCAATCCGGGCATGCAAAACTGCAGCAGAAGAACGTGCTGTTGTGAGAAAAGAATGTGCTGCTATTCGAGCCGCAATTAGTGAAAGTGACCAAGATTATAGGCATCGCAATTTGGCaaagctcatgttcatacacatgCTTGGTTACCCAACACATTTTGGTCAAATGGAATGCTTGAAGTTAATTGCACATTCAGGATTCCCTGAGAAGAGAATAGGATATCTTGGCCTAATGCTTCTTCTTGATGAAAGACAGGAAGTTCTTATGCTTGTTACCAACTCAATAAAACA AGATCTAAATCACACCAACCAGTACATCGTCGGACTTGCTCTTTGTGCCTTGGGGAATATCTGCTCAgcagaaatggctcgtgatctTGCTCCAGAAGTTGAAAGATTGCTCCAGTTTAGAGATCCTAATATCAGGAAGAAA GCAGCATTATGCTCTATAAGGATTATAAAGAAAGTTCCAGAGCTAGCAGAAAATTTTATGAATCCTGCTGCTGCCTTATTGAAAGAGAAGCACCATGGAGTGTTAGTAACTGGAGTCCAGCTTTGTACGGATATGTGTAAAATCAGTACTGAGGCTCTCGAGTATTTCAGAACG AAATGCATTGATGGCTTGGTCAAACTTCTTAAGGATCTTTCGAACAGTCCATATGCACCAGAGTACGATGTTTCAGGGATTACAGATCCTTTTCTTCATGTTAGATTGCTCAAGCTTTTGTCCGTTTTGGGCCAAGGAGACGTTGATACCAGTGATGCGATGAATGATATTCTTGCTCAG GTGGCAACAAAAACTGAATCAAACAAAAATGCAGGGAATGCCATCCTCTATGAATGTGTCGCTACAATAATGAGCATTGAAGATAATAGTGGGTTAAGGGTGCTAGCTATCAATATATTGGGAAGATTTTTGTCCAGTCGCGACAACAATATCAG GTATGTTGCATTGAACATGTTGATGAAagctatttccttggacagtcAAGCAGTGCAAAGGCATCGAGCTACAATTTTGGAATGTGTGAAG GATTCAGATGCTTCAATCCGTAAAAGAGCTCTCGAGCTTGTTTACCTTCTGGTAAATGAAAGTAATGTCAAATCTTTGACGAAAGATTTGATTGACTATCTTGAAATTAGTGACCCAGAATTCAAGGGAGATCTAACGTCTAAAATTTGCTCCATTGTTGAGAA GTTCTCCCCAGAGAAAATATGGTATATTGATCAAATGCTCAAGGTGCTGTCAGAG GCTGGAAATTTTGTGAAGGATGAAGTGTGGCATTCTCTTATTGTTGTAATTACTAATGCTTCTAACCTGCATGGGTATTCTGTGAGATCTTTGTACAAGGCTGTACAAACAGCAAGTGAACAG GAAACTCTCATTCGAGTTACTGTTTGGTGCATCGGAGAATATGGGGAGATGTTGGTTCATAATAGTGGAGTTCTTGATATGGAAGACCCCATCACA GTAACTGAGGCTGATGCGGTGGATATTGTTGAAACTGCAATTGGACGCCGTTCTTCGGATCTCACAACTCAAGCCATGTGCTTGATTTCTTTGTTGAAACTGTCAAGTCATTTTCCTTCATGTTCGAA GAGGATAAATGATATAATTTCTCAATACAAAGGATGCCTTGTACTTGAACTGCAACAGAGAGcgatggaatttaattctttgATTGAGAAGCATTCAAAAATCAG GTCTTCACTAGTGGAAAGGATGCCAGTACTTGACGAGGCAACCTACAGTGGGAGGAGAGCTGGCTCTGTACCACCTGCTGTTTCAACTTCACAAGGAGCTGCCCTTAAACTTCCAAACGGAGTTGCCAAACCAACTTCAGCTCCTCTTATTGATTTGCTTGATCTTAGTTCAGATGACATTCCAGCAGCTAGCCCGTCTGATGGAAATTTTCTTCAGGATCTTCTTGGTGTCGATCTGTCACCAGCGTCTTCACAGCAAG GAACTAATCAAATCCAAAAGAGTGGCACTGATCTTTTGCTGGACCTTTTGTCCATCGGAACTCCTCCAGCTCAAAGTAGCTCGCCTGCTCTTGATATTTTATCATCTGGTCAAAATGGCAAAAGTTCATTGGACGTGTTAGATAAGTTGGCTTCCCCTTCTGCACAAGCCTCCTCCCCTTTAGGAAGTTCTTCCGTGATGAATTTGTTGGATGGTTTCGGATCCAACCCATCTGCACCTG TTGCAAAAGGCAACGACTCTACCTATCCATCAATTGTTGCATTTGAAAGCAGCTCCTTGAAAGCAACTTTCAGCTTCTCAAAGGAATCTGGGAACCCACAGACAACTGTAATTGAGGCTCAATTTATCAACAAGTTGCCCAATGTCTTCTCTAATTTTATATTCCAGGCTGCTGTCCCAAAG TTTCTTCAACTACAGTTGGAACCAGCTAGCAGCGTTACACTTCCTGCAAGTGGGAATGGATCAATCACACAGAAGTTGCGAGTTTCAAACAGCCAGCATGGCAAG AAATCCCTCATCATGCGCATTAGGATAAGTTACAAGGTGAATGACAAAGATATTTTGGAGGAAGGACAAATCAACAACTTCCCCCGCGATTTATGA